Proteins from a single region of Demequina sp. NBRC 110054:
- a CDS encoding lysylphosphatidylglycerol synthase domain-containing protein, giving the protein MEDTPGTGREAGASDGLAQPDRTVRPRGWKRLVRPVFYLAIVVAFGWFVATVDWSELSDISFEPWWILASALAGLAFRYLGVLVWRVVLVRLGADALPPFRVLASVYSKAWLARYIPGTIPWIAGKIYLAAEHGISKTRLAVSSLVEAASQVVAVGAVSLTLLALDPRIGEISVTVRVLVAVGAVAGFVAMAPPIFNRLLDLAMRAARRGTPVQVGWPTVRDSIALYGGGALLSGLQSYFLILAIAPQVGLEDMLYIIGAIGLGGVVGMLTPLVPSGLGTKDATQFVLLLVVMPAATATLVVVLGRVLNAVVDLLFWLIAVGWEKARAARA; this is encoded by the coding sequence GTGGAAGACACGCCCGGCACGGGTCGGGAGGCAGGAGCCTCGGACGGCCTCGCCCAGCCGGATCGCACGGTCCGGCCGCGTGGGTGGAAGCGCCTGGTGCGGCCCGTCTTCTATCTGGCCATCGTCGTGGCCTTCGGATGGTTCGTCGCCACGGTCGACTGGAGCGAGCTCAGCGACATCAGCTTCGAGCCGTGGTGGATCCTGGCGTCGGCCCTGGCCGGTCTCGCCTTCCGCTATCTCGGGGTGCTCGTCTGGCGAGTGGTCCTCGTCCGACTCGGCGCCGATGCGCTGCCCCCGTTCCGGGTGCTCGCGTCCGTGTACTCGAAGGCATGGCTTGCGCGATACATCCCCGGCACGATCCCGTGGATCGCTGGGAAGATCTACCTCGCGGCTGAGCATGGCATCTCCAAGACCAGGCTCGCGGTCTCGTCCCTGGTCGAGGCGGCATCGCAGGTGGTCGCGGTCGGGGCGGTGTCGCTCACGCTGCTCGCCCTCGATCCACGAATCGGCGAGATCTCGGTCACGGTCCGGGTGCTCGTCGCTGTGGGCGCGGTCGCGGGCTTCGTCGCGATGGCACCGCCGATCTTCAACCGCCTGCTCGACCTCGCGATGCGCGCGGCACGACGGGGCACCCCGGTCCAGGTCGGCTGGCCCACGGTGCGCGACTCGATCGCGCTCTACGGCGGGGGAGCGTTGCTGTCGGGCCTTCAGAGCTACTTCCTGATCCTCGCCATCGCGCCGCAGGTCGGCCTCGAGGACATGCTCTACATCATCGGCGCGATCGGCCTGGGCGGAGTCGTGGGCATGCTCACGCCTCTTGTCCCCAGCGGTCTCGGCACGAAGGATGCGACCCAGTTCGTGCTGCTGCTCGTGGTGATGCCCGCGGCCACCGCAACCCTGGTCGTCGTGCTCGGTCGCGTCCTCAACGCTGTGGTCGACCTGTTGTTCTGGCTGATCGCCGTCGGCTGGGAGAAGGCGCGCGCAGCCCGGGCATGA
- a CDS encoding sulfotransferase, with amino-acid sequence MRPVDFFIVGQPKSGTTALASYLEAHPEICFSRPKEPRWMADDLTREIIAHHGDEGLVPVRTADQYESCFAHDHEARLRGEGSTAYLHSTEAAGRIAVHNPRARIVVLLRNPVDLIHALHMEYVNLTYEDIEDFSDALDAEAARSRGELIPSRVPFPSALLYTRRGTVMPQLERYWEVFGDEAVGVWTAKDLRDDPSGTYRAILTHVGAQDVSFSPDFAAVHEAKQPRSASLNRAVRANWLRATARRALPPQAFKWVQQRVVEPLVLTKAPRAPLSPGLRARLEDVFRPDVEALSDRLGRDLGSEWGFGESERARP; translated from the coding sequence ATGCGGCCCGTGGACTTCTTCATCGTCGGCCAGCCCAAGTCAGGTACGACGGCTCTGGCCTCGTACCTGGAGGCTCATCCCGAGATCTGCTTCTCGCGGCCGAAGGAGCCTCGCTGGATGGCGGACGACCTCACGCGCGAGATCATCGCGCACCACGGCGACGAGGGGCTCGTCCCTGTGCGGACGGCGGACCAGTACGAGTCGTGCTTCGCTCACGATCATGAGGCGCGGCTGCGCGGCGAGGGAAGCACCGCCTATCTGCATTCCACCGAGGCGGCCGGGCGCATCGCCGTGCACAATCCGCGGGCCCGCATCGTCGTCCTGCTGCGCAACCCCGTCGACCTGATTCACGCGCTGCACATGGAGTACGTCAATCTCACGTACGAGGACATCGAGGACTTCTCGGATGCTCTCGACGCGGAGGCAGCGCGGAGCCGAGGTGAGCTCATCCCCTCGCGCGTCCCCTTCCCCTCGGCGCTCCTCTACACGCGCCGTGGCACCGTGATGCCGCAGCTCGAGCGGTACTGGGAAGTGTTCGGCGACGAGGCCGTGGGCGTCTGGACGGCCAAGGACCTGCGGGACGATCCTTCGGGCACCTACCGCGCGATCCTCACCCACGTCGGAGCCCAGGACGTGAGCTTCTCCCCCGACTTCGCCGCAGTCCACGAAGCCAAGCAGCCCAGGTCGGCGTCGCTCAATCGCGCAGTGCGCGCGAACTGGCTCCGCGCCACCGCTCGCCGCGCCCTGCCCCCGCAGGCATTCAAATGGGTTCAGCAGCGAGTCGTCGAGCCGCTCGTCCTCACGAAGGCGCCCCGCGCGCCTCTGTCCCCCGGTCTGCGGGCTCGGCTCGAGGACGTCTTCCGGCCCGACGTCGAGGCGCTCTCCGATCGGCTGGGACGCGATCTCGGGAGCGAGTGGGGCTTCGGCGAGTCAGAGCGCGCGCGACCCTAG
- a CDS encoding sulfotransferase: MRPVDFFLVGQPKSGTTALATFLDQHPEISISTPKEPGWMASDLRAESVAAHGDDRKLSVASETGYQACFAKADTHARLGDASTWYLYSTDAALRIHEHNQDARIVMLIREPVSMLASLHQQYVNESIEDLTDFAAALTAESDRAAGRRVPTRAPVPSLLLYRARARFREQIERYVETFGREAVLVALTSDLRDAPDELYGRVLAHLDVTDVEFRPGFRGVHESKAPRSTLLNSVARSDAVKRPVRALLGNRRYTALQKRVVEPALMKGASRTEVPQDLREELQREFLDDVRYVSDLIDRDLVTEWGY; the protein is encoded by the coding sequence ATGCGGCCCGTCGACTTCTTCCTCGTGGGCCAGCCCAAGTCCGGGACCACGGCGCTGGCCACCTTCCTTGACCAGCACCCGGAGATCTCCATCTCGACACCCAAGGAGCCGGGATGGATGGCCTCGGATCTGCGCGCGGAGAGCGTCGCCGCCCATGGCGACGACCGCAAGCTGTCGGTCGCGTCCGAGACCGGCTACCAGGCGTGCTTCGCGAAGGCCGACACCCACGCACGGCTCGGAGACGCGTCCACCTGGTATCTCTACTCGACAGACGCGGCACTCCGCATCCACGAGCACAACCAGGACGCCCGCATCGTCATGCTGATCCGCGAACCGGTCTCCATGCTCGCATCGCTTCACCAGCAGTACGTCAACGAGTCGATCGAGGACCTCACGGACTTCGCGGCCGCGCTGACGGCCGAGTCCGATCGCGCGGCCGGCCGCCGTGTGCCCACACGCGCGCCCGTGCCCTCGCTGCTGCTGTACCGCGCGAGAGCGCGCTTCCGGGAGCAGATCGAGCGCTATGTGGAGACGTTCGGTCGCGAGGCAGTGCTCGTCGCGCTGACCTCCGACCTCCGCGACGCCCCGGACGAGCTCTACGGCCGCGTGCTCGCCCACCTCGACGTCACCGATGTGGAGTTCCGGCCCGGTTTCCGCGGTGTCCACGAATCGAAGGCGCCGAGATCCACGTTGCTCAACTCAGTCGCCCGCTCGGACGCGGTCAAGCGCCCGGTCCGTGCGCTGCTCGGCAACCGCCGATACACCGCGCTCCAGAAGCGCGTCGTCGAACCCGCGCTCATGAAGGGCGCCTCGCGCACCGAGGTCCCCCAGGATCTGCGAGAGGAGCTCCAGCGCGAGTTCCTCGACGATGTGCGCTACGTCTCCGACCTGATCGACCGCGACCTCGTCACCGAGTGGGGCTACTGA
- a CDS encoding glycosyltransferase gives MDDSEGDARGPCSVLILASTYPRWEGDSVPAFVAQYAQQLRAAGLEVMVLAPHHRGASRSETVDGVRVRRFRYWWPARGQDIAYGQYGKARLGALKGATYTLAQIAATARLARGTDVVNAHWLVPQGFAAAVATLAVRRPLVVTVHGGDVFTLRGAFATRLKRWTLGRARAVVVNGSATHALCRELRDRDYRIVPMGVPDRFAGAPSSRDDGALRLLFVGRLAEGKGADDAVAGLAIAVEQGVDATLVIAGSGPERVAVEGLADRLGVGDRVSFAGWVDPVDLPALYAESDALVAPSTTTASGWQEAFGLVLVEAALSGIPAIATRSGGIPDVVVDGETGILVDEHRPDQIAGAVASLAVEPALRARMGAAARQRAGELFTWEAVMPRHLAALADALG, from the coding sequence GTGGACGACTCGGAAGGTGATGCGCGCGGCCCGTGCTCCGTCCTGATCCTGGCCTCGACCTACCCGCGCTGGGAGGGCGACAGCGTCCCCGCCTTCGTGGCCCAGTACGCGCAGCAGCTGCGCGCGGCGGGGCTCGAGGTCATGGTGCTCGCGCCTCACCATCGCGGCGCCTCGCGGTCCGAGACCGTCGACGGCGTGCGCGTCCGACGCTTCCGGTACTGGTGGCCCGCACGCGGCCAGGACATCGCCTACGGGCAGTACGGGAAGGCCCGGCTCGGCGCGCTCAAGGGCGCCACCTACACGCTCGCCCAGATCGCCGCGACCGCACGGCTCGCGCGAGGCACGGACGTCGTCAACGCCCACTGGCTCGTGCCTCAGGGATTCGCGGCCGCGGTCGCCACCCTTGCGGTCCGCCGGCCGCTCGTCGTCACGGTGCACGGCGGCGACGTCTTCACGCTTCGAGGAGCGTTCGCCACCAGGCTCAAGCGCTGGACCCTCGGCCGTGCGCGCGCTGTCGTCGTGAACGGCTCGGCGACCCATGCCCTCTGTCGCGAGCTCCGGGACCGCGACTACCGCATCGTCCCGATGGGTGTGCCCGACCGCTTCGCCGGCGCGCCATCGTCGCGCGACGACGGCGCCCTGCGGCTGCTCTTCGTCGGCAGGCTTGCTGAGGGCAAGGGTGCGGACGATGCGGTGGCTGGGCTCGCCATCGCCGTCGAGCAGGGCGTCGACGCGACGCTGGTGATCGCGGGCTCCGGGCCGGAGCGCGTCGCGGTCGAGGGCCTCGCGGATCGGCTCGGCGTGGGTGATCGCGTCAGTTTTGCCGGCTGGGTGGATCCGGTCGACCTTCCTGCGCTGTACGCGGAGTCCGATGCGCTCGTCGCGCCCTCGACCACGACCGCGTCGGGATGGCAGGAGGCGTTCGGCCTGGTGCTGGTGGAGGCGGCGCTCTCCGGCATCCCGGCGATCGCGACCCGCAGCGGCGGCATCCCCGACGTCGTCGTGGACGGCGAGACGGGCATCCTGGTGGACGAGCACCGTCCCGACCAGATCGCGGGCGCGGTGGCGTCGCTCGCAGTGGAGCCTGCCCTCCGTGCGCGCATGGGTGCCGCGGCCCGTCAACGCGCGGGGGAGTTGTTCACGTGGGAGGCGGTCATGCCGCGCCACCTCGCGGCGCTGGCGGACGCGCTCGGCTGA
- a CDS encoding Gfo/Idh/MocA family protein, producing MRLALLGSGMIVRDLLDAVGDVPGLDVVAIQGRASSLAKLKALAAEHSIPKVFTDLEECLADPGIDTVYVGLPNDLHHEVSRAALLAGKHVVCEKPFTRTVAELDELVSLARERGLILTEAITTIHHTAYKEIEARLPEIGRIRLVECVYSQRSSRYDAFVAGDIHPAFDPARGGGALRDLGIYGIHLVVGLLGAPDTVSYHPTVERGVDTSGVLVLGYPEAQAVVVCAKDSHASSHTAVQGDVATIEMAGAPNTCGPVALTTREGTTPLALDLPGHRMTDEFREFVRIIAEADIDARDRLLDHSRTVLETLVRATAGVEVAPR from the coding sequence ATGAGACTCGCCCTCCTCGGCTCCGGAATGATCGTCCGCGACCTGCTGGACGCCGTCGGTGACGTTCCGGGACTGGACGTCGTCGCGATCCAGGGCCGCGCATCGTCCCTGGCGAAGCTCAAGGCCTTGGCCGCCGAGCACTCCATCCCCAAGGTGTTCACTGACCTCGAGGAATGCCTCGCCGACCCCGGCATCGACACGGTCTATGTGGGTCTGCCCAACGACCTGCACCACGAGGTGTCACGTGCGGCCCTCCTCGCCGGCAAGCACGTGGTGTGCGAGAAGCCCTTCACCCGCACCGTCGCGGAGCTCGACGAGCTCGTGTCACTCGCACGCGAACGAGGGCTCATCCTGACCGAGGCGATCACGACGATCCACCACACGGCCTACAAGGAGATCGAGGCTCGGCTGCCCGAGATAGGACGCATCCGCCTGGTGGAGTGCGTCTACTCGCAGCGCTCGTCCAGGTACGACGCCTTCGTCGCGGGCGATATCCATCCTGCCTTCGACCCCGCGAGGGGCGGGGGAGCGCTGCGCGACCTCGGCATCTACGGCATCCACCTTGTCGTCGGGCTCCTGGGCGCGCCCGACACGGTGTCGTACCACCCGACCGTCGAGCGCGGGGTCGACACGTCCGGCGTGCTCGTTCTCGGCTATCCCGAGGCACAGGCCGTCGTCGTGTGCGCGAAGGACTCCCACGCGTCGTCCCACACGGCCGTGCAGGGCGACGTCGCGACGATCGAGATGGCGGGCGCGCCCAACACATGCGGGCCGGTCGCCTTGACGACGCGGGAGGGGACGACGCCCCTGGCGCTGGATCTGCCCGGCCACCGCATGACGGACGAGTTCCGCGAGTTCGTGCGGATCATCGCCGAGGCGGATATCGACGCGCGCGACCGCCTCCTCGACCACAGCCGGACCGTCCTCGAGACGCTCGTGCGCGCGACGGCCGGTGTGGAGGTCGCCCCGCGATAG
- a CDS encoding glycoside hydrolase family 1 protein → MSDNATHFPEGFLWGGATAANQIEGAYAEGGKGLSIQDVTPKGIMFDRIEGPTEDNLKLEAIDFYHRYAEDIALFAEMGFKVFRFSIAWSRIFPNGDEETPNEEGLAFYDRVLDELEKHGIEPLITLSHYETPLHLAEKYDGWVNRDMIGFYERYARACFERYGSRVKYWLTFNEINSVLHIPFGSGGINTPKDQLSTKDLYQAIHHELVASARVTKIAHEMNHDMQIGCMVISMPIYPLTPNPDDAVAVMQADHANLMFSDVHTRGYYPGYAKRFFRENGIELTITEQDAEDLKNTVDFVSFSYYMSICESGDPNVKADGPGNIMGGVPNPTLEASEWGWQIDPQGLRIVLNQFWDRWQKPLFIVENGLGAKDQLVEVDGVKTVEDDYRIQYLNDHLVQVGEALADGVNLLGYTTWGPIDLVSASTAQLSKRYGFIYVDRNDDGSGTLDRYKKRSFDWYAEVIRTNGGSLQA, encoded by the coding sequence ATGAGTGACAACGCCACGCACTTCCCGGAGGGTTTCCTCTGGGGAGGCGCCACCGCCGCCAACCAGATCGAGGGCGCCTATGCCGAGGGCGGCAAGGGACTGTCGATCCAGGACGTGACACCGAAGGGCATCATGTTCGACCGCATCGAGGGTCCGACGGAGGACAACCTCAAGCTCGAGGCGATCGACTTCTACCATCGCTACGCCGAGGACATCGCCCTCTTCGCCGAGATGGGCTTCAAGGTCTTCCGGTTCTCGATCGCGTGGTCGCGCATCTTCCCGAACGGTGACGAGGAGACCCCGAATGAGGAGGGACTCGCGTTCTACGACCGCGTGCTCGACGAGCTGGAGAAGCATGGCATCGAGCCGCTGATCACGCTGTCGCACTACGAGACGCCGCTGCACCTCGCGGAGAAGTACGACGGCTGGGTCAACCGCGACATGATCGGCTTCTACGAGCGCTACGCCCGCGCGTGCTTCGAGCGCTACGGCTCGCGCGTGAAGTACTGGCTGACGTTCAACGAGATCAACTCGGTGCTGCACATCCCGTTCGGCTCGGGCGGCATCAACACGCCCAAGGACCAGCTCTCCACGAAGGACCTCTACCAGGCCATCCACCACGAGCTGGTCGCGTCGGCCCGGGTGACGAAGATCGCCCACGAGATGAACCACGACATGCAGATCGGCTGCATGGTGATCTCGATGCCGATCTACCCGCTTACCCCGAACCCGGACGACGCGGTCGCGGTCATGCAGGCCGATCACGCCAACCTGATGTTCTCGGACGTGCACACGCGTGGCTACTACCCGGGGTACGCGAAGCGCTTCTTCCGTGAGAACGGGATCGAGCTCACCATCACCGAGCAGGACGCCGAGGACCTCAAGAACACGGTCGACTTCGTCTCGTTCTCCTACTACATGTCGATCTGCGAGTCCGGTGACCCGAACGTCAAGGCCGACGGCCCGGGCAACATCATGGGAGGCGTGCCGAACCCGACTCTCGAGGCCTCCGAGTGGGGATGGCAGATCGACCCTCAGGGTCTGCGGATCGTCCTGAACCAGTTCTGGGACCGCTGGCAGAAGCCGCTGTTCATCGTCGAGAACGGTCTGGGCGCCAAGGACCAGCTGGTCGAGGTGGACGGCGTGAAGACCGTCGAGGACGACTACCGGATCCAGTACCTCAACGACCACCTCGTGCAGGTGGGCGAGGCGCTCGCGGACGGCGTGAACCTTCTGGGCTACACCACGTGGGGCCCGATCGACCTGGTCTCCGCCTCGACCGCGCAGCTGTCCAAGCGCTACGGCTTCATCTACGTGGACCGCAACGACGACGGCTCGGGCACGCTGGACCGCTACAAGAAGAGGTCCTTCGACTGGTACGCCGAGGTCATCCGCACCAACGGCGGCTCGCTGCAGGCCTGA
- a CDS encoding PTS transporter subunit EIIB: MHAEVALVASSIVSLVGGADNIAAVERCMVRLRLVLADPDVADVEAIRALPGIALAMHLTGQLQIAPAAHLDDLYTAVSHIVAVSRA; encoded by the coding sequence ATGCACGCGGAGGTGGCCCTCGTCGCGTCGTCGATCGTGTCGCTCGTAGGCGGGGCCGACAACATCGCCGCGGTCGAGCGTTGCATGGTGCGGCTGCGTCTGGTGCTCGCGGATCCCGACGTTGCCGACGTGGAGGCGATTCGGGCCCTTCCTGGGATCGCGCTCGCCATGCACCTCACGGGCCAGCTGCAGATCGCTCCGGCCGCGCATCTCGACGACCTCTACACGGCGGTGAGTCACATCGTCGCCGTTTCGCGCGCCTGA
- a CDS encoding PRD domain-containing protein codes for MRIAKVFNNSVVLGVDEQGGEVVLFGRGVGFQAKRGDTVDESIVERRFVPGANASAERIAALVEEIPADDLDLTERIVVAGREALGKHVTDHVLVPLADHISFALRRARENVPVIEYPLRYEVESLYPEELDFARTALGMIEQFSGVRLPDVEAVPLALHFVNAQFGSRDISTTMNMTTELAHLLDIIREEYSANIDEDSTAVARFVTHLRYLYVRGRTGIKRDLETPPLAAAIKATQPREHATALRMSQYLAERYGWDVGEAEVLYLSIHVMRLTAGLSGTSQES; via the coding sequence ATGAGAATCGCAAAGGTGTTCAACAACTCGGTGGTGCTCGGCGTCGACGAGCAGGGCGGCGAGGTCGTGCTGTTCGGGCGCGGTGTCGGCTTCCAGGCCAAGCGGGGCGACACCGTCGACGAGTCCATCGTGGAGCGACGCTTCGTCCCAGGAGCCAATGCGTCCGCGGAGCGGATCGCAGCCCTCGTCGAGGAGATTCCCGCAGACGATCTCGATCTCACCGAGCGCATCGTGGTCGCCGGCCGGGAGGCGCTCGGCAAGCACGTCACTGATCACGTGCTGGTACCCCTCGCCGACCACATCAGCTTCGCGTTGCGACGGGCCCGCGAGAACGTGCCCGTGATCGAGTACCCGCTGAGGTACGAGGTCGAGTCCCTCTATCCTGAGGAGCTCGACTTCGCCCGCACGGCGCTCGGAATGATCGAACAATTCTCCGGTGTCAGGCTTCCGGATGTGGAGGCGGTGCCGCTCGCGCTGCACTTCGTGAACGCGCAGTTCGGCTCGCGCGACATCTCCACGACGATGAACATGACGACCGAGCTGGCCCACCTGCTCGACATCATCCGCGAGGAGTACAGCGCGAACATCGACGAGGACTCGACCGCGGTCGCGCGCTTCGTCACCCATCTCAGGTACCTCTACGTGCGCGGGCGCACGGGCATCAAGCGCGACCTCGAGACGCCGCCGCTCGCGGCTGCCATCAAGGCCACCCAGCCTCGAGAGCACGCGACGGCCCTGCGCATGTCCCAGTACCTCGCAGAACGCTATGGGTGGGACGTGGGGGAGGCTGAGGTTCTGTACCTCTCCATCCACGTGATGCGGCTCACGGCCGGCCTCAGCGGCACCTCTCAGGAGTCGTGA
- a CDS encoding beta-glucoside-specific PTS transporter subunit IIABC, giving the protein MAAPTKYDTIAHAVVEAIGGKDNIKSATHCATRLRLTLNDRDKADKATVESTKGVITVVESGGQFQIVIGNDVSKVYQSLVETEGVSAEGAAMSGGIMARLIDLVTSIFTPFLWVLAGTGLLKALLATAVWIWPTFSGTSTYAIWYAAGDAAFQFLPVFLAVTAAKKFKANQWVSIAIAGALIYSETIAVIADAEGNSLTLNAFAAAGGALDFIGIPVIMPSYLSAVIPVIIAVYAQAKFELLMDKVLHSSIRNFVSPLVTIAVIVPTTFLVIGPVSDWLGTVLSEGVNWVWGLSPAVGGALMGAGWQVFVIFGLHWGFVPFIVQDLSTQGYSLLTGPLFAAVLAQGAAAAAVFFKTRNKDLKGVAGPAAISGLLAGITEPAIYGVTLRLKKPFIYGVIGGAVGGAIAAAGGSAAEGFVLPGLITLTSTINIGSFTMQLIGTGLAMVIAFTLTMVLGFKDIPEAEDAVGDAVLDAGDLEVGAPVEGTVIPLAEVADPAFASGALGHGAGIMPANGTVVAPVAGEVITAMPHAYGIRTTGGLEVLVHIGIDTVKLEGKHFTPKVKQGDVIERGAVLAEADIAALAAAGFDTTTLVIVTNTKEGDHVTMSTDAKVAGADYLLTVVR; this is encoded by the coding sequence ATGGCAGCTCCGACCAAGTACGACACGATCGCTCACGCGGTCGTCGAGGCGATCGGAGGGAAGGACAACATCAAGTCGGCGACGCACTGTGCGACCCGTCTTCGTCTGACGCTCAACGATCGCGACAAGGCCGACAAGGCGACGGTCGAGTCGACCAAGGGCGTCATCACCGTCGTCGAGTCCGGCGGGCAGTTCCAGATCGTCATCGGCAACGACGTCTCGAAGGTCTACCAGAGCCTGGTCGAGACCGAGGGAGTCTCCGCGGAGGGCGCCGCGATGTCCGGCGGCATCATGGCTCGACTGATCGACCTGGTCACATCGATCTTCACCCCGTTCCTCTGGGTGCTCGCCGGAACCGGTCTGCTCAAGGCGCTTCTTGCCACGGCCGTGTGGATCTGGCCGACCTTCTCGGGTACCTCGACATACGCCATCTGGTACGCAGCGGGTGACGCGGCCTTCCAGTTCTTGCCGGTCTTCCTTGCTGTCACCGCAGCGAAGAAGTTCAAGGCCAACCAGTGGGTGTCCATTGCCATCGCCGGCGCGCTGATCTACTCGGAGACGATTGCGGTCATCGCGGACGCCGAGGGGAACAGCCTCACGCTCAACGCCTTCGCGGCTGCGGGCGGCGCGCTCGACTTCATCGGCATCCCGGTAATCATGCCGTCCTACCTGTCCGCAGTCATCCCGGTGATCATCGCGGTCTACGCGCAGGCGAAGTTCGAACTGCTCATGGACAAGGTCCTGCACTCGTCGATCCGCAACTTCGTGAGCCCGTTGGTGACAATCGCCGTGATCGTGCCCACGACCTTCCTCGTCATCGGACCCGTCTCCGACTGGCTCGGTACCGTGCTCTCCGAGGGCGTCAACTGGGTCTGGGGCCTCAGCCCGGCCGTCGGTGGCGCTCTCATGGGCGCCGGCTGGCAGGTCTTCGTGATCTTCGGTCTCCACTGGGGATTCGTGCCGTTCATCGTTCAGGACCTCTCGACCCAGGGCTACTCGCTGCTCACCGGCCCCCTGTTCGCCGCCGTTCTCGCTCAGGGTGCAGCCGCCGCCGCGGTCTTCTTCAAGACCCGGAACAAGGACCTCAAGGGCGTGGCCGGTCCGGCCGCGATCTCGGGTCTGCTCGCCGGCATCACCGAGCCTGCGATCTACGGTGTGACCCTGCGCCTGAAGAAGCCGTTCATCTACGGTGTCATCGGTGGTGCCGTCGGTGGTGCGATCGCCGCTGCTGGTGGCTCCGCCGCGGAGGGCTTCGTGCTCCCCGGCCTCATCACCCTCACCTCGACCATCAACATCGGCTCGTTCACGATGCAGCTCATCGGTACCGGCCTCGCCATGGTGATTGCCTTCACCCTCACGATGGTGCTCGGTTTCAAGGACATTCCCGAGGCCGAGGATGCCGTGGGCGACGCGGTGCTTGACGCCGGTGACCTCGAGGTCGGCGCGCCCGTCGAGGGAACCGTCATCCCGCTCGCCGAGGTCGCGGACCCCGCGTTCGCCTCGGGTGCGCTTGGCCACGGCGCGGGCATCATGCCGGCCAACGGCACGGTCGTCGCTCCTGTGGCGGGCGAGGTCATCACTGCGATGCCTCACGCCTACGGCATCCGCACCACGGGTGGCCTGGAGGTGCTGGTTCACATCGGCATCGACACCGTGAAGCTCGAGGGCAAGCACTTCACGCCCAAGGTCAAGCAGGGTGACGTCATCGAGCGTGGCGCCGTCCTCGCCGAGGCGGACATCGCGGCCCTCGCGGCAGCGGGCTTCGACACGACGACCCTGGTGATCGTGACCAACACCAAGGAAGGCGACCACGTGACGATGTCCACGGACGCCAAGGTGGCGGGCGCGGACTACCTCCTCACGGTCGTTCGCTGA
- a CDS encoding HPr family phosphocarrier protein: MPQRTTTVFNKTGLHARPAATFAKMAGASGHAITIAKEGQHPIDAASILGIMSLGLACGDTVTLVGDEGSDSILEELVTMLESDLDSVPA, encoded by the coding sequence ATGCCTCAGCGCACCACCACCGTATTCAACAAGACCGGCCTGCACGCGCGTCCGGCCGCGACGTTCGCCAAGATGGCGGGCGCGTCGGGCCACGCGATCACGATCGCGAAGGAAGGCCAGCATCCGATCGACGCCGCGTCGATCCTGGGGATCATGAGCCTCGGCCTGGCATGCGGGGACACGGTCACTCTCGTGGGCGACGAAGGCTCGGATTCCATCCTGGAAGAGCTCGTGACGATGCTCGAGTCCGACCTGGACTCGGTGCCGGCATGA